The following are from one region of the Arachis duranensis cultivar V14167 chromosome 10, aradu.V14167.gnm2.J7QH, whole genome shotgun sequence genome:
- the LOC107469773 gene encoding uncharacterized protein LOC107469773 isoform X1, whose translation MKNAVRMPNPNDIGSPNRHEAGEKEGFSGIKRRKCNKTVTACRRVSKQSSTTKKNVLVNRIKETASSDSVQKIDLRLEAKLSAEEYSRMFAGQQIHPFFSLWKLGKKSQELDKRKHCLCTDRREDGRISGPVHIFENCQVDGTSSLDWNNWTFLGKTTIAKYSSEAPNLPVLMSSVEPLNFDNLHRAVDQFHALISQNAMPCSDGQLSLLPDILQEISLANSAVPDDQPICPSKSDDAKMDLELDGVSTFSGQAGCFRSSDTQPPNRFLQESMKSYYHKCQGKSGSLWIHKYKPTKAFEVCGNYESVNFLHEWLKLWKERRKQSRMHSANGDQSDLQDYDYNGSDCDSDLENVHQDKFLRNLLLITGPVGSGKSAAVYACAQEQGFDVLELNTSDWRNGTAVKQYFGDALGSHGFKRLLDHTLCSREKKTVKLPSAPAFPNDKAAEDIDKDVIELITISDDGSQSPDGTSWSLHRKSSEFTCYNVQTLILVEDVDVLFPEDRGCISAIQHIAKTAKGPIILTSNSNKVGLPGNFEGLNISFSLPLADELLCHLYMVCVTEDINSSPLLLERFIQSCNGDIRKIIMQLQFWFQSKNYAKDQKVQTFYSSIPFDLEATHQILPKIIPWSFPSEFSKLIETEVARLITIVEEDSCMQGLRMKGFHAVERKFDSDVQSMDTNYVDTAKRNRSISKCSQSDSQYSSTMSELSSCSGLLGISSWQNCQKKPVISSGSVNKDPNDNGQSTYFQPYNGQTFEVNNESPCKFQSETYTSKSFHKLACSGLDDCKCSGTAEVACLTENRIGTTFSAVTSDLLSGPTNSFPNNNITPFTLSDYQGRSKFLQKFEPLDARIQESYSTAAVQDFRDENNEATSLYDTTRDEFKPKSELDSNLIMETDVVQNMWRKLRDHRMDLGQHGTAEQLGAIQVVKLASGLSNLLSEDDLLFRNHQEKECGIMEHPKFLSDEATFNWYNEQAMMSTIAVHGFCFYAKCISDVGSMFGFEPENNTDITSEMLASTTNVMTLGKLSRQDHKKITTLYTNKQLELKKTMNDTKSESKTSLMKVIQSIVPTRLSLALKGTAFNEYLSTVRQISISEGLRILQGVEKKRGKRARSAQHYLSRCTMMSPEDISLVCQGDLYSKMSSQFAAEVKSNCT comes from the exons ATGAAGAATGCGGTACGGATGCCCAATCCCAACGATATTGGTTCACCGAACCGCCATGAAGCAGGGGAAAAAGAAGGTTTCAGTGGCATCAAACGGAGAAAGTGTAACAAAACAGTCACTGCCTGCAGGAGAGTTTCCAAG CAGAGTAGCACGACAAAGAAAAATGTATTGGTTAATCGAATTAAGGAGACAGCTTCATCAGACTCAGTTCAGAAGATTGATTTGCGGTTGGAGGCGAAATTGTCAGCGGAG GAGTATTCGAGGATGTTTGCCGGGCAGCAAATACacccatttttttctttatggaAATTAGGGAAGAAATCTCAGGAGCTGGATAAGAGAAAACATTGTTTATGCACAGACAGGAGAGAGGATGGAAGAATTTCGGGTCCTgttcatatttttgaaaattgtcaGGTA GATGGTACCTCATCCCTTGACTGGAATAACTGGACATTTTTGGGGAAGACTACCATTGCAAAATACAGTTCAGAAGCTCCGAATTTGCCTGTTTTGATGAGTTCTGTTGAACCCTTAAATTTTGATAACCTTCATCGTGCTGTGGACCAATTCCATGCTTTAATTTCTCAGAATGCTATGCCTTGCTCAGATGGTCAGCTTTCTCTTCTGCCAGACATTCTGCAAGAAATATCGCTAGCAAACTCTGCTGTGCCTGATGATCAACCAATATGCCCTTCAAAGTCAGATGATGCCAAGATG GATTTGGAGCTTGATGGAGTCAGTACTTTTTCAGGGCAAGCAGGTTGTTTTAGATCATCAGACACTCAGCCCCCGAATAGATTTCTCCAAGAAAG TATGAAGTCTTACTACCATAAATGTCAAGGTAAGTCCGGAAGCTTATGGATTCACAAGTACAAGCCAACAAAGGCCTTTGAG GTGTGCGGTAATTATGAATCTGTAAATTTCTTGCATGAGTGGTTAAAACTTTGGAAGGAAAGACGAAAGCAAAGCAGAATGCATTCCGCTAATGGGGATCAAAGTGACTTGCAAGACTATGATTATAATGGTTCTGATTGTGACTCTGATTTGGAAAATGTACACCAGGACAAATTCTTGCGGAATCTTCTTCTAATTACAGGACCTGTTGGG AGCGGCAAGTCTGCTGCTGTCTATGCTTGTGCCCAAGAGCAAGGATTTGACGTTTTAGAG CTTAATACATCAGACTGGCGAAATGGGACTGCTGTCAAGCAgtattttggagatgctcttgGATCACACGGCTTCAAAAG GTTATTGGATCACACTCTGTGTTCACGGGAGAAAAAAACTGTGAAATTGCCGTCAGCTCCAGCATTTCCTAATGATAAAGCAGCAGAGGATATTGATAAGGATGTCATTGAACTGATAACCATATCTGATGATGGATCCCAGAGTCCTGATGGGACATCTTGGAGCTTACATCGCAAAAGTAGTGAATTTACATGTTATAATGTACAAACATTAATTCTAGTTGAGGATGTGGATGTGCTTTTTCCTGAAGATCGTGGATGCATTTCTGCCATACAACACATTGCTAAGACAGCAAAAGGGCCTATAATATTGACCAGCAATA gTAATAAGGTTGGCCTTCCAGGTAATTTTGAGGGACTAAATATTTCATTCTCGTTGCCATTAGCAGATGAGTTGCTTTGCCATTTGTACATG GTTTGTGTCACAGAAGATATCAACAGCAGCCCTCTTTTACTGGAGAGATTTATACAGTCTTGCAACGGAGATATTCGCAAAATCATCATGCAACTTCAGTTTTGGTTCCAGAGTAAAAACTATGCAAAAG ATCAGAAAGTGCAGACATTTTATAGCTCAATTCCATTTGATCTCGAGGCTACTCATCAGATACTGCCAAAGATAATACCATGGAGTTTTCCTTCAGAGTTTTCCAAACTAATTGAGACGGAAGTTGCCAGGCTAATAACCATAGTGGAAGAAGACTCATGCATGCAGGGTTTACGTATGAAAGGGTTTCATGCAGTTGAAAGGAAATTTGATTCAGATGTGCAATCTATGGACACTAATTATGTAGATACCGCTAAGAGGAATAGATCTATTTCAAAGTGCAGCCAGTCTGACAGTCAATATAGTAGTACTATGTCTGAGCTTTCTAGTTGTTCTGGACTCCTAGGAATTTCATCTTGGCAAAATTGCCAAAAGAAGCCGGTCATTTCCTCTGGTTCTGTAAATAAGGATCCAAATGATAATGGACAGTCTACATATTTTCAACCTTATAATGGACAAACTTTTGAAGTCAACAATGAATCTCCCTGCAAGTTTCAATCTGAAACATACACCAGCAAGTCATTTCACAAGCTAGCTTGTTCTGGTTTGGATGATTGTAAATGTTCAGGAACGGCTGAAGTTGCATGCTTAACTGAAAATAGAATAGGGACCACATTTAGTGCAGTGACTTCTGACCTTCTTTCTGGCCCAACTAACTCTTTTCCAAATAATAACATTACTCCTTTCACTCTAAGTGATTATCAGGGCAGATCCAAATTCCTGCAGAAATTTGAACCACTTGATGCTAGAATTCAAGAATCTTATTCTACGGCGGCTGTACAAGATTTTCGAGATGAGAACAATGAAGCTACAAGTCTATATGACACGACTCGTGATGAATTCAAACCAAAATCAGAATTAGACTCCAATTTGATTATGGAAACAGATGTGGTTCAAAATATGTGGAGGAAACTTCGTGATCACCGAATGGATTTAGGACAGCATGGCACTGCAGAACAGCTAGGTGCTATTCAAGTTGTTAAACTTGCAAGTGGGTTGAGTAACCTACTCTCAGAAGATGACCTGTTATTTCGtaatcatcaagaaaaagaatGT GGTATCATGGAACATCCCAAGTTTCTTTCTGATGAAGCCACATTTAATTGGTATAATGAGCAAGCGATGATGTCCACGATTGCTGTACACGGGTTTTGTTTTTATGCTAAATGTATTTCAGATGTAGGATCTATGTTTGGTTTTGAGCCTGAAAACAATACAGATATAACTTCGGAAATGTTGGCTTCCACTACTAATGTTATGACACTGGGGAAGTTATCTAGACAGGATCACAAAAAAATCACAACTTTATATACTAATAAACAATTAGAGCTGAAGAAAACAATGAACGATACTAAGAG TGAAAGCAAAACATCTCTGATGAAGGTGATCCAGTCCATTGTTCCTACAAGATTATCACTGGCGCTGAAAGGCACTGCATTCAATGAGTATCTATCTACGGTTCGCCAAATTTCGATTTCAGAAGGTTTACGCATTTTGCAAGGTGTTgagaagaagagaggaaaaAG GGCCCGGAGTGCTCAACATTACTTGAGCAGATGCACAATGATGTCTCCGGAAGATATATCATTGGTATGTCAGGGTGATTTGTACAGTAAGATGTCTTCACAATTCGCAGCTGAGGTGAAAAGCAACTGTACATGA
- the LOC107469773 gene encoding uncharacterized protein LOC107469773 isoform X4, with translation MKNAVRMPNPNDIGSPNRHEAGEKEGFSGIKRRKCNKTVTACRRVSKQSSTTKKNVLVNRIKETASSDSVQKIDLRLEAKLSAEEYSRMFAGQQIHPFFSLWKLGKKSQELDKRKHCLCTDRREDGRISGPVHIFENCQVDGTSSLDWNNWTFLGKTTIAKYSSEAPNLPVLMNGQLSLLPDILQEISLANSAVPDDQPICPSKSDDAKMDLELDGVSTFSGQAGCFRSSDTQPPNRFLQESMKSYYHKCQGKSGSLWIHKYKPTKAFEVCGNYESVNFLHEWLKLWKERRKQSRMHSANGDQSDLQDYDYNGSDCDSDLENVHQDKFLRNLLLITGPVGSGKSAAVYACAQEQGFDVLELNTSDWRNGTAVKQYFGDALGSHGFKRLLDHTLCSREKKTVKLPSAPAFPNDKAAEDIDKDVIELITISDDGSQSPDGTSWSLHRKSSEFTCYNVQTLILVEDVDVLFPEDRGCISAIQHIAKTAKGPIILTSNSNKVGLPGNFEGLNISFSLPLADELLCHLYMVCVTEDINSSPLLLERFIQSCNGDIRKIIMQLQFWFQSKNYAKDQKVQTFYSSIPFDLEATHQILPKIIPWSFPSEFSKLIETEVARLITIVEEDSCMQGLRMKGFHAVERKFDSDVQSMDTNYVDTAKRNRSISKCSQSDSQYSSTMSELSSCSGLLGISSWQNCQKKPVISSGSVNKDPNDNGQSTYFQPYNGQTFEVNNESPCKFQSETYTSKSFHKLACSGLDDCKCSGTAEVACLTENRIGTTFSAVTSDLLSGPTNSFPNNNITPFTLSDYQGRSKFLQKFEPLDARIQESYSTAAVQDFRDENNEATSLYDTTRDEFKPKSELDSNLIMETDVVQNMWRKLRDHRMDLGQHGTAEQLGAIQVVKLASGLSNLLSEDDLLFRNHQEKECGIMEHPKFLSDEATFNWYNEQAMMSTIAVHGFCFYAKCISDVGSMFGFEPENNTDITSEMLASTTNVMTLGKLSRQDHKKITTLYTNKQLELKKTMNDTKSESKTSLMKVIQSIVPTRLSLALKGTAFNEYLSTVRQISISEGLRILQGVEKKRGKRARSAQHYLSRCTMMSPEDISLVCQGDLYSKMSSQFAAEVKSNCT, from the exons ATGAAGAATGCGGTACGGATGCCCAATCCCAACGATATTGGTTCACCGAACCGCCATGAAGCAGGGGAAAAAGAAGGTTTCAGTGGCATCAAACGGAGAAAGTGTAACAAAACAGTCACTGCCTGCAGGAGAGTTTCCAAG CAGAGTAGCACGACAAAGAAAAATGTATTGGTTAATCGAATTAAGGAGACAGCTTCATCAGACTCAGTTCAGAAGATTGATTTGCGGTTGGAGGCGAAATTGTCAGCGGAG GAGTATTCGAGGATGTTTGCCGGGCAGCAAATACacccatttttttctttatggaAATTAGGGAAGAAATCTCAGGAGCTGGATAAGAGAAAACATTGTTTATGCACAGACAGGAGAGAGGATGGAAGAATTTCGGGTCCTgttcatatttttgaaaattgtcaGGTA GATGGTACCTCATCCCTTGACTGGAATAACTGGACATTTTTGGGGAAGACTACCATTGCAAAATACAGTTCAGAAGCTCCGAATTTGCCTGTTTTGATGA ATGGTCAGCTTTCTCTTCTGCCAGACATTCTGCAAGAAATATCGCTAGCAAACTCTGCTGTGCCTGATGATCAACCAATATGCCCTTCAAAGTCAGATGATGCCAAGATG GATTTGGAGCTTGATGGAGTCAGTACTTTTTCAGGGCAAGCAGGTTGTTTTAGATCATCAGACACTCAGCCCCCGAATAGATTTCTCCAAGAAAG TATGAAGTCTTACTACCATAAATGTCAAGGTAAGTCCGGAAGCTTATGGATTCACAAGTACAAGCCAACAAAGGCCTTTGAG GTGTGCGGTAATTATGAATCTGTAAATTTCTTGCATGAGTGGTTAAAACTTTGGAAGGAAAGACGAAAGCAAAGCAGAATGCATTCCGCTAATGGGGATCAAAGTGACTTGCAAGACTATGATTATAATGGTTCTGATTGTGACTCTGATTTGGAAAATGTACACCAGGACAAATTCTTGCGGAATCTTCTTCTAATTACAGGACCTGTTGGG AGCGGCAAGTCTGCTGCTGTCTATGCTTGTGCCCAAGAGCAAGGATTTGACGTTTTAGAG CTTAATACATCAGACTGGCGAAATGGGACTGCTGTCAAGCAgtattttggagatgctcttgGATCACACGGCTTCAAAAG GTTATTGGATCACACTCTGTGTTCACGGGAGAAAAAAACTGTGAAATTGCCGTCAGCTCCAGCATTTCCTAATGATAAAGCAGCAGAGGATATTGATAAGGATGTCATTGAACTGATAACCATATCTGATGATGGATCCCAGAGTCCTGATGGGACATCTTGGAGCTTACATCGCAAAAGTAGTGAATTTACATGTTATAATGTACAAACATTAATTCTAGTTGAGGATGTGGATGTGCTTTTTCCTGAAGATCGTGGATGCATTTCTGCCATACAACACATTGCTAAGACAGCAAAAGGGCCTATAATATTGACCAGCAATA gTAATAAGGTTGGCCTTCCAGGTAATTTTGAGGGACTAAATATTTCATTCTCGTTGCCATTAGCAGATGAGTTGCTTTGCCATTTGTACATG GTTTGTGTCACAGAAGATATCAACAGCAGCCCTCTTTTACTGGAGAGATTTATACAGTCTTGCAACGGAGATATTCGCAAAATCATCATGCAACTTCAGTTTTGGTTCCAGAGTAAAAACTATGCAAAAG ATCAGAAAGTGCAGACATTTTATAGCTCAATTCCATTTGATCTCGAGGCTACTCATCAGATACTGCCAAAGATAATACCATGGAGTTTTCCTTCAGAGTTTTCCAAACTAATTGAGACGGAAGTTGCCAGGCTAATAACCATAGTGGAAGAAGACTCATGCATGCAGGGTTTACGTATGAAAGGGTTTCATGCAGTTGAAAGGAAATTTGATTCAGATGTGCAATCTATGGACACTAATTATGTAGATACCGCTAAGAGGAATAGATCTATTTCAAAGTGCAGCCAGTCTGACAGTCAATATAGTAGTACTATGTCTGAGCTTTCTAGTTGTTCTGGACTCCTAGGAATTTCATCTTGGCAAAATTGCCAAAAGAAGCCGGTCATTTCCTCTGGTTCTGTAAATAAGGATCCAAATGATAATGGACAGTCTACATATTTTCAACCTTATAATGGACAAACTTTTGAAGTCAACAATGAATCTCCCTGCAAGTTTCAATCTGAAACATACACCAGCAAGTCATTTCACAAGCTAGCTTGTTCTGGTTTGGATGATTGTAAATGTTCAGGAACGGCTGAAGTTGCATGCTTAACTGAAAATAGAATAGGGACCACATTTAGTGCAGTGACTTCTGACCTTCTTTCTGGCCCAACTAACTCTTTTCCAAATAATAACATTACTCCTTTCACTCTAAGTGATTATCAGGGCAGATCCAAATTCCTGCAGAAATTTGAACCACTTGATGCTAGAATTCAAGAATCTTATTCTACGGCGGCTGTACAAGATTTTCGAGATGAGAACAATGAAGCTACAAGTCTATATGACACGACTCGTGATGAATTCAAACCAAAATCAGAATTAGACTCCAATTTGATTATGGAAACAGATGTGGTTCAAAATATGTGGAGGAAACTTCGTGATCACCGAATGGATTTAGGACAGCATGGCACTGCAGAACAGCTAGGTGCTATTCAAGTTGTTAAACTTGCAAGTGGGTTGAGTAACCTACTCTCAGAAGATGACCTGTTATTTCGtaatcatcaagaaaaagaatGT GGTATCATGGAACATCCCAAGTTTCTTTCTGATGAAGCCACATTTAATTGGTATAATGAGCAAGCGATGATGTCCACGATTGCTGTACACGGGTTTTGTTTTTATGCTAAATGTATTTCAGATGTAGGATCTATGTTTGGTTTTGAGCCTGAAAACAATACAGATATAACTTCGGAAATGTTGGCTTCCACTACTAATGTTATGACACTGGGGAAGTTATCTAGACAGGATCACAAAAAAATCACAACTTTATATACTAATAAACAATTAGAGCTGAAGAAAACAATGAACGATACTAAGAG TGAAAGCAAAACATCTCTGATGAAGGTGATCCAGTCCATTGTTCCTACAAGATTATCACTGGCGCTGAAAGGCACTGCATTCAATGAGTATCTATCTACGGTTCGCCAAATTTCGATTTCAGAAGGTTTACGCATTTTGCAAGGTGTTgagaagaagagaggaaaaAG GGCCCGGAGTGCTCAACATTACTTGAGCAGATGCACAATGATGTCTCCGGAAGATATATCATTGGTATGTCAGGGTGATTTGTACAGTAAGATGTCTTCACAATTCGCAGCTGAGGTGAAAAGCAACTGTACATGA
- the LOC107469773 gene encoding uncharacterized protein LOC107469773 isoform X3, with protein MKNAVRMPNPNDIGSPNRHEAGEKEGFSGIKRRKCNKTVTACRRVSKSSTTKKNVLVNRIKETASSDSVQKIDLRLEAKLSAEEYSRMFAGQQIHPFFSLWKLGKKSQELDKRKHCLCTDRREDGRISGPVHIFENCQVDGTSSLDWNNWTFLGKTTIAKYSSEAPNLPVLMSSVEPLNFDNLHRAVDQFHALISQNAMPCSDGQLSLLPDILQEISLANSAVPDDQPICPSKSDDAKMDLELDGVSTFSGQAGCFRSSDTQPPNRFLQESMKSYYHKCQGKSGSLWIHKYKPTKAFEVCGNYESVNFLHEWLKLWKERRKQSRMHSANGDQSDLQDYDYNGSDCDSDLENVHQDKFLRNLLLITGPVGSGKSAAVYACAQEQGFDVLELNTSDWRNGTAVKQYFGDALGSHGFKRLLDHTLCSREKKTVKLPSAPAFPNDKAAEDIDKDVIELITISDDGSQSPDGTSWSLHRKSSEFTCYNVQTLILVEDVDVLFPEDRGCISAIQHIAKTAKGPIILTSNSNKVGLPGNFEGLNISFSLPLADELLCHLYMVCVTEDINSSPLLLERFIQSCNGDIRKIIMQLQFWFQSKNYAKDQKVQTFYSSIPFDLEATHQILPKIIPWSFPSEFSKLIETEVARLITIVEEDSCMQGLRMKGFHAVERKFDSDVQSMDTNYVDTAKRNRSISKCSQSDSQYSSTMSELSSCSGLLGISSWQNCQKKPVISSGSVNKDPNDNGQSTYFQPYNGQTFEVNNESPCKFQSETYTSKSFHKLACSGLDDCKCSGTAEVACLTENRIGTTFSAVTSDLLSGPTNSFPNNNITPFTLSDYQGRSKFLQKFEPLDARIQESYSTAAVQDFRDENNEATSLYDTTRDEFKPKSELDSNLIMETDVVQNMWRKLRDHRMDLGQHGTAEQLGAIQVVKLASGLSNLLSEDDLLFRNHQEKECGIMEHPKFLSDEATFNWYNEQAMMSTIAVHGFCFYAKCISDVGSMFGFEPENNTDITSEMLASTTNVMTLGKLSRQDHKKITTLYTNKQLELKKTMNDTKSESKTSLMKVIQSIVPTRLSLALKGTAFNEYLSTVRQISISEGLRILQGVEKKRGKRARSAQHYLSRCTMMSPEDISLVCQGDLYSKMSSQFAAEVKSNCT; from the exons ATGAAGAATGCGGTACGGATGCCCAATCCCAACGATATTGGTTCACCGAACCGCCATGAAGCAGGGGAAAAAGAAGGTTTCAGTGGCATCAAACGGAGAAAGTGTAACAAAACAGTCACTGCCTGCAGGAGAGTTTCCAAG AGTAGCACGACAAAGAAAAATGTATTGGTTAATCGAATTAAGGAGACAGCTTCATCAGACTCAGTTCAGAAGATTGATTTGCGGTTGGAGGCGAAATTGTCAGCGGAG GAGTATTCGAGGATGTTTGCCGGGCAGCAAATACacccatttttttctttatggaAATTAGGGAAGAAATCTCAGGAGCTGGATAAGAGAAAACATTGTTTATGCACAGACAGGAGAGAGGATGGAAGAATTTCGGGTCCTgttcatatttttgaaaattgtcaGGTA GATGGTACCTCATCCCTTGACTGGAATAACTGGACATTTTTGGGGAAGACTACCATTGCAAAATACAGTTCAGAAGCTCCGAATTTGCCTGTTTTGATGAGTTCTGTTGAACCCTTAAATTTTGATAACCTTCATCGTGCTGTGGACCAATTCCATGCTTTAATTTCTCAGAATGCTATGCCTTGCTCAGATGGTCAGCTTTCTCTTCTGCCAGACATTCTGCAAGAAATATCGCTAGCAAACTCTGCTGTGCCTGATGATCAACCAATATGCCCTTCAAAGTCAGATGATGCCAAGATG GATTTGGAGCTTGATGGAGTCAGTACTTTTTCAGGGCAAGCAGGTTGTTTTAGATCATCAGACACTCAGCCCCCGAATAGATTTCTCCAAGAAAG TATGAAGTCTTACTACCATAAATGTCAAGGTAAGTCCGGAAGCTTATGGATTCACAAGTACAAGCCAACAAAGGCCTTTGAG GTGTGCGGTAATTATGAATCTGTAAATTTCTTGCATGAGTGGTTAAAACTTTGGAAGGAAAGACGAAAGCAAAGCAGAATGCATTCCGCTAATGGGGATCAAAGTGACTTGCAAGACTATGATTATAATGGTTCTGATTGTGACTCTGATTTGGAAAATGTACACCAGGACAAATTCTTGCGGAATCTTCTTCTAATTACAGGACCTGTTGGG AGCGGCAAGTCTGCTGCTGTCTATGCTTGTGCCCAAGAGCAAGGATTTGACGTTTTAGAG CTTAATACATCAGACTGGCGAAATGGGACTGCTGTCAAGCAgtattttggagatgctcttgGATCACACGGCTTCAAAAG GTTATTGGATCACACTCTGTGTTCACGGGAGAAAAAAACTGTGAAATTGCCGTCAGCTCCAGCATTTCCTAATGATAAAGCAGCAGAGGATATTGATAAGGATGTCATTGAACTGATAACCATATCTGATGATGGATCCCAGAGTCCTGATGGGACATCTTGGAGCTTACATCGCAAAAGTAGTGAATTTACATGTTATAATGTACAAACATTAATTCTAGTTGAGGATGTGGATGTGCTTTTTCCTGAAGATCGTGGATGCATTTCTGCCATACAACACATTGCTAAGACAGCAAAAGGGCCTATAATATTGACCAGCAATA gTAATAAGGTTGGCCTTCCAGGTAATTTTGAGGGACTAAATATTTCATTCTCGTTGCCATTAGCAGATGAGTTGCTTTGCCATTTGTACATG GTTTGTGTCACAGAAGATATCAACAGCAGCCCTCTTTTACTGGAGAGATTTATACAGTCTTGCAACGGAGATATTCGCAAAATCATCATGCAACTTCAGTTTTGGTTCCAGAGTAAAAACTATGCAAAAG ATCAGAAAGTGCAGACATTTTATAGCTCAATTCCATTTGATCTCGAGGCTACTCATCAGATACTGCCAAAGATAATACCATGGAGTTTTCCTTCAGAGTTTTCCAAACTAATTGAGACGGAAGTTGCCAGGCTAATAACCATAGTGGAAGAAGACTCATGCATGCAGGGTTTACGTATGAAAGGGTTTCATGCAGTTGAAAGGAAATTTGATTCAGATGTGCAATCTATGGACACTAATTATGTAGATACCGCTAAGAGGAATAGATCTATTTCAAAGTGCAGCCAGTCTGACAGTCAATATAGTAGTACTATGTCTGAGCTTTCTAGTTGTTCTGGACTCCTAGGAATTTCATCTTGGCAAAATTGCCAAAAGAAGCCGGTCATTTCCTCTGGTTCTGTAAATAAGGATCCAAATGATAATGGACAGTCTACATATTTTCAACCTTATAATGGACAAACTTTTGAAGTCAACAATGAATCTCCCTGCAAGTTTCAATCTGAAACATACACCAGCAAGTCATTTCACAAGCTAGCTTGTTCTGGTTTGGATGATTGTAAATGTTCAGGAACGGCTGAAGTTGCATGCTTAACTGAAAATAGAATAGGGACCACATTTAGTGCAGTGACTTCTGACCTTCTTTCTGGCCCAACTAACTCTTTTCCAAATAATAACATTACTCCTTTCACTCTAAGTGATTATCAGGGCAGATCCAAATTCCTGCAGAAATTTGAACCACTTGATGCTAGAATTCAAGAATCTTATTCTACGGCGGCTGTACAAGATTTTCGAGATGAGAACAATGAAGCTACAAGTCTATATGACACGACTCGTGATGAATTCAAACCAAAATCAGAATTAGACTCCAATTTGATTATGGAAACAGATGTGGTTCAAAATATGTGGAGGAAACTTCGTGATCACCGAATGGATTTAGGACAGCATGGCACTGCAGAACAGCTAGGTGCTATTCAAGTTGTTAAACTTGCAAGTGGGTTGAGTAACCTACTCTCAGAAGATGACCTGTTATTTCGtaatcatcaagaaaaagaatGT GGTATCATGGAACATCCCAAGTTTCTTTCTGATGAAGCCACATTTAATTGGTATAATGAGCAAGCGATGATGTCCACGATTGCTGTACACGGGTTTTGTTTTTATGCTAAATGTATTTCAGATGTAGGATCTATGTTTGGTTTTGAGCCTGAAAACAATACAGATATAACTTCGGAAATGTTGGCTTCCACTACTAATGTTATGACACTGGGGAAGTTATCTAGACAGGATCACAAAAAAATCACAACTTTATATACTAATAAACAATTAGAGCTGAAGAAAACAATGAACGATACTAAGAG TGAAAGCAAAACATCTCTGATGAAGGTGATCCAGTCCATTGTTCCTACAAGATTATCACTGGCGCTGAAAGGCACTGCATTCAATGAGTATCTATCTACGGTTCGCCAAATTTCGATTTCAGAAGGTTTACGCATTTTGCAAGGTGTTgagaagaagagaggaaaaAG GGCCCGGAGTGCTCAACATTACTTGAGCAGATGCACAATGATGTCTCCGGAAGATATATCATTGGTATGTCAGGGTGATTTGTACAGTAAGATGTCTTCACAATTCGCAGCTGAGGTGAAAAGCAACTGTACATGA